tagattatattatgttatagctGTATGTGATTGTTGTTACTAGGATATCTCACaaccacgatttaagatagtaTGGTTGCccgacgaaaaaaaaattgattaatacttatttgatAACAATTTGTGATAACATATGTGTTAGATAACGCTGGGTTTGGCGACGACGGCGTGGACGAATTAATATGTGTTGCAGATTGCCTATactgtttaaatattgtcagTTTCGGAGGAGCCTAGGAGGAGCCTGTACTACGAATTGCCTATACAGAGGAGCCTATGCTTTTACATGTAAAATTTAAGGGGGAGGAGATCTAGAACTGTCTATTTCTACCTActaatattactatgtataatattttcgtacgtggttttttgattatttttattttttgttattataaacatgataTACCTatccttattttttatataatttatttcaactacAGCCTTACATGGTACTAATATTTGattgttacaaatattttgttttaattcataatttattcctGACATGTAGTTATAATGTTTTGCTATTTCTGATACTATGTGATATTCTCCAGGTGCTTCTAAGttctaataaagtatttttcacttactttatgtttttgttagtAATAAGTTGTGTttcgaatttattaaaaaatgctgAGTAGCTTCAGGGCCGTATTTGGGTAGGGGCAACGGGGTACACGTGCCCGCAGCGGAAAATTTTAGGGGACGGGGCACTcattgatgataatttttaggtattacgaatttaacgtttttttttttttttttttaaaaataaatataaatataattaaatataaaaattaatgttgaatataaatacttaacacgTTCACGTCCGCGTCAAATTCAAAGGTCGAGACGTCGAGTGCACCCAGCCGAGTTAATAATCAGTTATATCATAAAtcagatataatatgttgtattatattatatctgtggTTATACccacagatatataaaaatactagataGCCGACTTGGAAATGATTTCGAAGCCCACAAAATGGCCGAAATTCTCTTATCTAAGAGgtaaatgtttacatattcACAACATTGATACAGAATATCattgttatcaatttaatatttatcatatgaaTATTAGACAATAGACATTCTAAGatcatgatttttaatttttataactcatattattaactttagactcattaaacaattatataaattattaataagtacctaccaactttttgaaatactattttcttatgtgtttatattgttCAAAGTAAGATATaatgaagtaaatatattttaatgtttatgtatacattaaacattttttgcaattcaaacaatttttagaagaaaaaactGATGGAACTGCATCAGTTTTTAAGTGTAAACTTTgcccattaatatttttaaaatctgagtGAGTGAAATGTTTACTGCATACTCTGCTATATTTTGTCGGAACAAatccttttatttatattgcatcTATCcacttttttgttatttctttatttagaaaggaaaactaaaaatcaaaagataatatacctatacattctagttaaacaattttcaaaatgatacTTACGAAAAAAATGGATACCATTATTTGCAACTCTTTTTCTGTTGCACTGCCAAACACAgcaaaaataaaccattttgTAAAAAGAATACTACTTATGGcacattactataaaaaactaaaatttattaattagatgCCTACTTGTTTAAGAGAGCTAATCATTGtgcatcatattttaaaagattggtatgataataaaaatatgtataatatagcaatctatatatcatatatcatatattatccttatatgttaggtattataattataattatttattttggtcttgcataattgatttattcatataggttataatatttgtattttggcaTGGGtaacaactaaaaattaattaatcaaaatcattcttaataaaagcaaattgaattttactaatttaatgaatcatgagtttaagttttaacttttagtcAAACGTATGAGCTGCAGATTTAATTACACCCTATGTTTAGAGTTAATACAAGTAAATTCTAGCCTTCacctagtttattttcttttatattaaattaaattgtttgttcTTTCTCtttgtttacattattatgttaaagtaTGACTTAGGAAcataaacgtttatttttatatttagttaatttattaaatgaactcAGATCAACCAAATTCAAGCATGTGTGTATTGGATAagctttaaactttttaattaaacatgttTATCTGCATTGTATTtctcgtttattataataaataatattattaatgttattattaattaactaaaataataatagaatttaagataataattatatttattataattatatattattaatacatttttaatagttttgtttcccgccataacattattacggtttatcactttatcataatatatattttgtaaacattcaCCTCTTAGATAAGAGAATTTCCGCCATTTTGTAGgcttcataatttttacattgtagGAATAGGGAGTCGTCtatctagtatttttatatatctatggTTATACCACAGAATAAAGTTATACCATATCATACTGATAACACGTTTTATAAGCATAAAAATGCCGGCAAACCGAAACCAGCTGTTTGTTGTTGTTCTAATACTTATACTGAATGGCCGTGTGGCTGTGCTAAATATAGTAATCGTTCGCCATCAACCCGacgattttatatacaaaaataatattgagatATGACGACTAATAATCAatgtaaatatctaataataccacgattaaagatatttttaatcgtgaataatacatataacattacgatatagatataataaataataatatctatactgaTTATCCATTGAGAGTCACTGCGTCAGGaacgtacatttattttaatacatacacattattatattgttggtaaaaataaaaattgttaaatattgtagaaactgtttatcattataccatttaagtatttaacacaCAATGCTATttcatttcattaatttttttcagttattatttataaacttatgaatattatgatagttgtATAAAGTTTGGACTTTTAatcttaaacaataatttagtgTTGGTAAATgaaatcatttaattcattttttatttaattatatttcttaattcttGTGTACCTATCCAATAAATGGCTTTTCGAAACCGACGAAGTGGTGCTGCTTACAAAAGATTAGCTAAAGAAAAGGCTATAAAAACAGCAGAAGTCTTATCTAAAGTTCCAAAATTGGacactttttttgtttcaagGACTGTAAACAAGTTGCCaagtatgaatttaaaatatatagtttaatatatgaaCAATGAACATAGTAGTAAACTAACAACTTTATATAGTTACTGTTGTGGGTACTAACTACTAACAAAAGTATACTTAAGtccaaagtataattttataagatatatctctacctagtatttatttatatattataaatgttatatatttgttgagtttttaccaaatattaaaatttttattttacttagttAATTTGACTGTTtaacctaattaatattttattgtttacacattaaattatgtattataacatgttaaatataaagtatatatataaatatatagtactcATGTCTCATGActcatgttaataattgtaagtaataataagtaataattatggcTTGTAAGaactcattaaatatttaaataggtatttaaattttaacaattttattaaaaataataatattggataGATATTTGATTAtctgttatttgttaataacatattaatgtggtgggtaataatattatatttatataataatacatggttGTTTTGTAGCATtattaggttaaaataataaatttcaatatgttttattatatattttatatttttatttagtaaataatgatattgacCCAGACAGCAATATTTAGtaacattgatattttaataacattataattggattacatttataatatttataatgcaacgttactttattattaataaaaagttatattagaaatattatacacaaaatattttctaaatattacaccttgatttattgtataacattatcCAGTTAatgatcttaaaatattttataaacattcaaaaagtaccttaaaataatattattttcttaacattttttgcatattaatgttcattaattttctaacattattttattaattacgtaacaatattttagaaatataagttgtataagaactttttataataataataataataatacttttgttcattattagtattattcttggttatttaatatttttggtcaTTGTTCAGTTGCACTCAAGTTGCAGTGTGACGACGGCGATAACGATACAAATTTGACAatgaattacttattattattaaattattattagtgttacttaaaatttaaatatatatgtagtatataatattataatagtgcgCGACGCGCTTTTGGTTGGCCGAATGTACTACAAGACAAGTGTACGTcggttcataataatattatgctgtttaggcaattaaaacttattttcttcttttacaaaaaaaatgaaaaataaatggtgcgtctgatttatttaatttacttctgCATTTATATAgtctatttacaattaattttgcaGTGACTGCCATTTTCTacaataacagtaatataataacataacccGTCATTATTTTTGTCCGATTCAAGCCTGTGATTTCGGTGGTAATTCCGCAACACCGCGTTGAAAATTCCGTGacgtatttaaaatgaataaaataaatcgtcCAAAccagtataaaagtatataggtaggcatattatactataaagtataaatagttCTAAATTTGTTCATAATGAACTAATGAAGTATGGTTAGTGGAAATATGTGTCTTCATaggtaagtttataatattatagtatattcgGATATtccatataaatgtaaaatgttcgTTTAATCGCTTTCGCGcagacacaatattatatatataatataatattatagtgcatATAGATTACAGTCTACTGAGTACAAACTGAGCTGAAGGAACATTCGGATTTGTTAGTCTGTAAACTGTAATACTGGTCGCACTCGCCGATAGTTGATAACCAAAGTTATGTATTGTCGACGACCGTCACTGGCCACCGCCGTGTATACAGACTACAGAGTATTAccgaaataaaatagtttttaataatgttatgaattttatgtCTTTTGATAATGCAATACgaatacagtaatattattcactacttcatataatatactatgtggTTTCCCCGTTCCCGACGTTCAAGTGTTCGATGGCTGTAGTAATCCGTTGtcaatataccataatatggGTATTCCAGTATTTCAGTccttaaaatagatattatcagTAAGGAAAACAACAACGAATCATACTTCCCCGTTCTCCCCGTTACGCCATAAGTCCATAACCGAGTAAACCGGACTTTATCTTTTATCTATGCGACTAATCTAATGATTTTGATTACCAACGCCATCGCTGCACGCCGCGTGCCCGCGTTGTCTTTGACAGTTTAATCGCCACCGATTACGGTTGTTACGTCTAACATTACTTTTaacttatgtataaatttgttgTGAACAgtgaattgttatattatattatatttatatatatattatgttatattaattgttatattatattgtgctttttttattaattaatcatttcaaTATTCGAATCCTGGCTGAACTGAAGCTTTAACGTAAGTatccacaatattatattatttaaaatacattttattatagtatcagattaacgattatattttattatgcatttagacagcataatattatttaaacaaatcttTTCATATGAAATTAGGtacttttattagtttataaagtaggtaataGGATTTAGGTTCTACTATTGCTCATTAGTTACCTATTAAAGTGAAGTGAATACTGAATTTGATATATAATCCAGCTTTTggaagaaaaacaattttattatagatgtttatataataggtagttgtaggtaacataatatttgtcttaataatttgatacctAAATCTAAATGTGTAATATCTATATCCATTcagcctatattataataatagtgttaatttatgattatcaaTTTACCattgtaaacataatttatcaaacggttgaagtaatttattattggcaATGGTATATAGTCGGCATATAGAAGTAGTTAttacttgtttatttatttagttatacctatttaagtataatattaattattggtaggtaggtatgttaattttgactaatattttaagaactcgagcaacttatatttttcctacttataaaccataaattattagattccAAAAagttacaacaataaataggtatgttatattatatctacctcattaaaaaaagttttgtatttactattaccactaattaaatatttattttaggtatattattataatattaatactgatgtcaactattttattattttaaaaatgtcactttttttgttggttaatatttaacattttttttcttagataaatatacctataatgattaaaagtcAACGATctaaaagaagaaaattaaaacatgaattaaattatatttttcatcagtctcccttttttaataatgcttCTAAGTCAGAAAAGTCAGAAGAGAATCTAAATTCAGTTCCTTATAAATTGTCTATTGACATTGGAAGTTTATCTCATCCAACTACATTTAAAGATACAATTGAATCATCAACAAAAGCTCCTTCAATTACAATTTCAGATACTATTTTCATGcctataaataatgaacatattataccttCAGAAAatgctaaattattttcaaatgaaataaattcatatgtaAAATCTGGAAATTCTACTTCTgatgaattttcaataaaaaactttttaagacATTGGGCTACTGAATACAACGTCACTCATGTCGCTCTTAACGGACTATTAAAAGGTTTGAAAAATCATGTTTGTTTCAATGATCTTCTTGTTGATAGTAGAACCTTACTAGGTACTCCAAAAAATATCTGCAATAATATTCGTAATGTAGAACCGGgtatgtattatcattttggGTTGGCTGCAGGTATTTGTAGATTTATTCCAAAAAATGTAACAGATGTTAAAGTATCAATAGGCATTGATGGATTGCCATTATCAAAGAGCAGTAATGGACAGTTTTGGCCAATTTTAGcttctataattattgattctcATTTGCCCAAAAAAGTTTTTCCTGTCGGAATTTACTATGGGTCAGTAAAACCTAAAGATAGTAATGATTTTCTTTTCGACTTTATAAATGAAACGAAAGAACTTATTATGAATGGAATCAttgtaaatgaattaaaaatatctgtttCAATCCATGTTTTCTGTTGTGATGCCCCAGCTAAATCATTTATTCTGAAATTGAAAGGACATACTGGATTTTCTTCATGCACTAGGTGTATTATTGAAGGggaacatttaaataacagaGTTTGTTTTCCTTATTCCCATTTAAAACCAACAGAAAGAAGTCATCAAgcttatttatcaaaattagatGAAGATTATCATACTTCTAATCAATCACTTACACGTCTTATTGAATTACCAGGATTTGATAGTGTTAAATCATTTTCTCTCGACTACATGCACCTTGTATGTCTTGGTGTCATGAaaaagttattgtttatttgggTTAGAGGACCATTAAATGTTCGCCTTccttataaaaaagtaaaagagTTATCAACTACTTTATTAAGcttaaaaccatttatttcATCTGATTTTGTTAGAAATATAAGAGGAATTCAAGATTTAAATCGCTGGAAAGCTACCGAATTtcgattatttttgatttatttaggaacaattgtattaaaaaatattttaagaactgattgttatgtacattttatgtcattaaatatttcaatgctAATACTACTAAGTCCAGATCGTGGTCATTTGTTAGATTATGCAAGACAGCTTcttgattattttgttaaacattttgaagtaTTATATGGTAAACATTATGTGTCCCATAACATTCATGGGCTTTTACATATATGTGatgattatgaattatatggGCCGCTTGATAACTGtagtacatttaattttgaaaactacaTGAAAGAGTTAAAGTCATTGCTGAGAAAACACGAAAAACCTttacatcaaataataaatcgaaatATTGAGATACATAATAGTTATGCTACTGGAGGATTTGatgaaatgaaaaacttatctattaatattaatcaaaattatgataaaccactattaaaacaacaacatACAAATGGTCCTACAATGGAAATTACAGGacttcaatattatgttttatgctttaataacattaacattaaaataaaatatggaaaaGATAGTTATATTCTAACAAAAGACCAACAAATTGTGAAATGCTTAAATATTGTGATgcaaaaaaatagtgaaactgttattattgggaagagttttaaatttaaatcagcaTTTTTTGATGATCCAATTGATTCAACTAtacttgatatatttatagtaaaaaatatagctaagaaaataaattattggccaatctcaagtataaaaaaaaaaatgatgatattaaaccataataatgGGCAGCTTATAGCTATGCCCATTATTCATacgtcaaattaaatatttcagataACTGCCTCAATGCCCATTCAGGTtagataatgattaaataaacttttataccAAACTTTTCACATGAAATGTTAAACTGTTTCGCTCAATCTAACATATTGTAGGTACATCCAGTACAGTGGCATACTGAATGAATAGGTAATGACTACATAATACttattcattttcatatttatttcagcTGATGGCTTTCTGGGAtgttgttcattttttaaatgatgacAGTGTTGAGGCAGTACCACAAATGtggtttaaaaacaataaatgtgcTTGGCCTAAAAatccaaaacaaataaaaaaattcattgaaaAGCGTAAAATACCAAATCTGGacgaatttgttttttatcctGCTAGGAAATTTAAAGACAAAAGTTatggtatgttttttttaatgttgaatttattttcatacttgtaattaattattttaattcctaAAACATTTTAGCAAGTTTATCAGAAGCTAgatcaaaatcaattaaagCAGTACTTAAGTCTGATTTATCTACCACAGAAGATGATAGAGTTAAACATAAACGTTTAAGAAGACGAAAATGTTCAAGTGTTTCTCCAAACTTGAAAAGGAAAATATCCAAGTCATCACATAGCATAACAGATACCTTTCCGCCAAGATACAGAGTGGTAAAAGGTAACTagagaattaatattttattatatcattttaaaattaaatccattaataattatttaattggttttataataattagtatgaaATCcaaatcacttttttttttgttaagatttataaattattctgttctaatattctatacttattatgtattatactgttataattctttattattgctttaatataataacttttttttagaacataCTCCAATAAAATCTGAAGAAGTTAAAGATTATGTAGATAGTTGTGGAGATGATTCTGACAAAGATTTACATTGGAAACCTAAAACTAATTCTATATTCGATAAaagtaatttgaataatttattatagttaagcactaatacattttaaatctatgttttagaatattattgattacctattaaatatatgtgttatttgtaatttttagtttctgaTAACGATGATGGCAATGATGATTCAACTGGAATTAAGTACTTGTCTCCTGCaaatgacaattttaaaattgtatctgataccaataaaataaattcaaataattatgaaattcaaATCATCAATTCTCCTGTTGGCAAATGGAgtgtagaaaaaaatgatgatactACTATgatatatgaaaaaagtattgaTGGTAATAgtctatatataaaaagagtattattttcaaatgacgAAGACAAGAAAAATGAGAAAtcaggtataattttaaaattaaattccttattattttattatttaagcatttaaattgttagatTCTACAAGCAACTTGATGAAACCAAAATTTGGTTTAGGAAACAGTgtcattaatgataataatggaccacttattaaagaaaaagctagtaagtttataatttgtatattaaatttataaatatttattatttcttttacctatttaatatgatatacatcacaataaaataattatataattgtaattattaatttattattgaataaatattgatagacTTCTAAATTATTTGGCTTTCGACATAGTCCAAAATCCAAATAACcctcatatataaataatcataatcataaaaatataatacttaaataatattttatcaaatttaatgtttcagatgattttcaaaaatttgtcatgaataatttaataaatttgaaatatgaaattgGATTAATGAGTACTATGGTTCGgtcaaattattcaaatattgaagttttaatgaataaaattagtaataataatcttaattcAACATCATCATGGAATGATGAATTTAACATTGACCGATTATTGCCAGTTAAAAGTGAGAGTGAATTAAAAGCCTTGGAAGATAATctcaaaattaatgattttaaaacatcactggtaaatttaaaaattttttttttatattaatttttaagaatacccatgaaatttgttttttataggtTACTAAATTGTCTGTTTTAATCGATAACAATGACTTGGGTAATAGTGTTCGTAGAATCGTTGGACGCATGTTTGATGATAACattttgtcatattatttattatttgggttcaaacaaaaactttcattttcaaatctttTGAGTTATCGTGTGATAATAGGTGaggaattatttttgaactatttccataatttaatttttacatttgtactgcctataattattattattaatataattaattgattaattaaatcatgatacttatttaattattgcttgataatttgtaatataatttttcttaaacattttatgttgatttttttttcagattcaaTCAGGaaatcagtaaaatataacagtattCCAGAAAAAGATATAGATAGCTATTTGGGTATTTGGCTGTCTCATGcaccttttaaaataaaaaaaaaagaatcaaaaagtcttaaataattatatttttatcaataagtataatgttttttatgttttctctaaaaaaattaaccatgaagtacttgtaataaatatctattattatctaatgtaatgtttttcatattatattatattttaaaaataaagcataattttttttgtgaattgtcagtatatatagttattatttcctttttgaaattaaaaaagggTATccggttaaaattaaatatttattgacactgcttaaatctataaaaattatttattgttattcaacaaatggataaataatattttaataattatgtaaaataatattatatagttttacatataacattaaattaacttaattaagataatgttgttataatatttttatataaggtTATGGAAACCTTAATTTTGTGGCCAAAAAAGTTTGTGATAACGTTTTagtaacattttgaaattttttgacaatattttggtaacatttactataatattaccataatttttataatgttttgataatatttttacaatattcaatTGCTGTCTGGGTGATAATATCAGTGCAAACATTGTTGATCCTGGTTCTGATTCAACAAACCaaccaattataaatattgattaacatattaataacccATGTACAACATTTGATAACTTTGAGTAAGtctaaagttattattaattgttttaaatatttatttattttaaatattattttaaaattgagtattatttgtacattatattaaaaaaattttagcataaccatattattgtgttattatagttCATTCATTAAAGAAGATATTGATCCTTCACTGCCAATTGAAAATAAGGATGATAATTgttcatcaaataatattctcccagggtaatattaataactaattattcaattataatataatattatttatataatatacctattattttttttttttagcaatgATCCAGCCTTGtggattttaaatgatattacaaTAGACTATATTTGCTTACAtggttatattcaaaattttgaaaataacaactTTCAGAAgtccaaaaaattatatgtacgaGTAGTAAAAGGAGTAAAGAAGccttattatagatatttatcgCCCAATGTTCTACATGTAAAACTCTTAAATGGAGaagttataaaaagaaaatatttaatgtattcagACAGTACTGGAAATCTGTTTTGTGTTCCatgcttattatttaaaggaaAATCAAGTTTTGCTACTTAGGGATTTTGTAATTGGCGTAAAactgaagaaaaaataatatttcatgaaaattcAAAGAGCCATAAAAGTTGTGTTTTATCTTTGAAACAAAGAATGCAAAGTGTTGAGAGGATTGatcaacaaattatacatcaaATGGAATCTgaagaaaaatattggaaaaatgtattgtatagaGTGATAGCAGTTGTGAAATCATTATGTTCTAGAGGTCTTTCTCTGAGAGGaagtaatgattattttggcTCAACACACAGTggcaattttattatgtgtttagaCTAATTGCAGAATTTGATCCTTTCCTTGCTAAgcatatcaaaaaatatgcaaataaagGTAAAGGAAGTACttcatatttatcaataactatatttaaagaattcttaatattaatgGCTAATAAAGTACGACATCAGATTAtcgaagaaataaaaacagcaAAATACTTTTCAATTATCATAGATTCTACCCCTGATATTTCGCATGTCGATCAATTGTCTTTCGTATTTCGTTATATTCTAAACAGTGGTAACCCCGTTGAaagatttttacaatttcttcCTAATATAGTCCACAAAGCTGAAGATTTAGCAAATTCTGTATTTCATATTCTTACTACAAaaagtatagatattaaaaattgtcgtGGGCAAAGCTATGACAATGCCTCAAATATGTCAGGAAAATATACAGGTCTTCAAGCTAGAATAAAAAACGCTTGTTCTTATGCAGTATATGTCCCATGTTCTGCGCAttccttaaatttaataggcGAGTGTGCAGCAAGTTGTTGTTTAacagcaaataatttttttaatcttattcaTAACTAGCTGGctccgtgcacttcgttgcccgtt
The DNA window shown above is from Aphis gossypii isolate Hap1 chromosome 2, ASM2018417v2, whole genome shotgun sequence and carries:
- the LOC126550392 gene encoding uncharacterized protein LOC126550392, which gives rise to MNNLINLKYEIGLMSTMVRSNYSNIEVLMNKISNNNLNSTSSWNDEFNIDRLLPVKSESELKALEDNLKINDFKTSLVTKLSVLIDNNDLGNSVRRIVGRMFDDNILSYYLLFGFKQKLSFSNLLSYRVIIDSIRKSVKYNSIPEKDIDSYLGIWLSHAPFKIKKKESKSLK